The following are encoded in a window of Thunnus albacares chromosome 17, fThuAlb1.1, whole genome shotgun sequence genomic DNA:
- the arl5c gene encoding putative ADP-ribosylation factor-like protein 5C has product MGFLLTKMMAVFGDREHKVVIVGLDNAGKTTILYQFLTKEAVHTSPTIGSNVEQITVRNTQFLVWDIGGQESLRASWYSYYSNTEIVILVVDSTDRERLTVTKEELHRMLAHEDLQNAAILIMANKQDMKGSLTAAEISQCLTLDTITTHSWHVQACCALTGEGLPASLDWMKSHVVAN; this is encoded by the exons ATGGGATTCCTCCTGACCAAGATGATGGCTGTGTTCGGCGACAGAG AGCACAAAGTCGTCATTGTGGGTTTGGACAATGCTGGGAAGACAACAATCCTCTACCAATT CCTGACGAAGGAAGCCGTCCACACATCGCCAACCATTGGCAGCAACGTTGAGCAGATCACAGTACGAAACACTCAGTTTTTGGTTTGGGATATCGGAGGCCAGGAGAGCCTTCGAGCCAGCTGGTACTCATACTACAGTAACACAGAG ATTGTCATTCTGGTTGTGGACAGCACTGACCGGGAGCGACTGACTGTCACTAAAGAAGAACTGCATCGAATGCTCGCACATGAG GACTTGCAGAATGCCGCCATTCTCATTATGGCCAACAAACAAGACATGAAGGGCTCACTAACAGCGGCAGAGATCTCCCAGTGCCTCACACTTGACACCATCACAACACACTCCTGGCATGTCCAAGCATGCTGCGCCCTGACAGGAGAAGG TCTACCTGCCAGTCTGGACTGGATGAAGTCTCACGTTGTTGCAAACTGA